One genomic segment of Sander lucioperca isolate FBNREF2018 chromosome 10, SLUC_FBN_1.2, whole genome shotgun sequence includes these proteins:
- the kiaa0319 gene encoding dyslexia-associated protein KIAA0319 homolog isoform X1: protein MCFRPTMWEKTFLLLLHSVGAVVASQCWQGATFSEAVVSPAVESSGILRVPGVSSLPQCVEACCDLPGYDLAWLFEGHCYILSCQQRESCQPRERPGADSFLAFLRRASPQTLVLQSLVRGKPYASRWRPLLQPSEAPGDLEVLKDLALFDGPQQDFSDPGMLDVEYPEGSQKERDGPGSEAEMRTVQPSLKGRDGYNQSEAEDSPERGLTESSVAQNRASSGGNISQGDEGKTGRPTDPAAVEHTTEPQGGTDATSLTLSLLQKPTAVSTQQDHIRTSLPTPATPHWPTSTPIQPDRPLVVSPGNPVERTLAAIKLNASVSPEPTTDMLKVLLSAATASTPHPPDRTVTSDHIIPAAPSTNPPTVTTPSATPATESESEARGSNRGPVAVVGPDRKLLLPVSSLSLDGSGSSDDRGIASYHWDAISGPPGLKLEGADQAVAMATGLRVGRYTFRLTVCDWQGATDSASLTVRVQEALSLPPVAHASGSHTLTLPNNSLVLRGSITNGDQAEVRYLWVRDSQSPAAGDVLYDSDTQASLYLANLVEGTYLFQLRVTDAQGRSSSATGTVEVRPEPDGGDAVELEMLVSVSQVSVAQRDTVVRQLAALLHVLDGDIQVQALLGHSHLSTVLRFSVRGPSGPTPGSRLVGVLRNQLLREKSDYLLFRVLRVDTVLCLLRCSGHGQCDPITKECACDPFWTENLIRRYLGDGESNCEWRVLYVILTSFMLVVFILSVSWTVICCCKRRRQNKVRKKTKYTILDNMDEQERVELRPKFSIKHRSTEHNSSLMMSESELDSDQDTIFSRDRPVRSRNRTSGQAARNGNAFG from the exons ATGTGTTTCAGGCCGACCATGTGGGAGAAAACgtttctgctgctgcttcacagtgTGGGAG ctgtcGTTGCGTCTCAGTGCTGGCAGGGGGCGACCTTCTCCGAGGCGGTGGTGTCTCCGGCGGTGGAGAGCAGCGGTATCCTGCGGGTCCCAGGCGTGTCGTCTCTGCCGCAGTGCGTGGAGGCGTGCTGCGACCTGCCTGGTTACGACCTGGCCTGGCTGTTCGAGGGCCACTGCTACATCCTGAGCTGCCAGCAGAGGGAGAGCTGCCAGCCCCGAGAGAGACCCGGCGCCGACTCCTTCCTCGCCTTCCTGCGGAGAGCGTCGCCGCAGACGCTGGTGCTGCAGTCTCTGGTGAGAGGAAAGCCGTACGCCAGCCGCTGGAGGCCCCTCTTGCAGCCCTCCGAGGCCCCCGGGGACCTGGAGGTCCTGAAGGACCTTGCCCTGTTCGACGGGCCCCAGCAGGACTTCTCCGACCCCGGCATGCTGGATGTGGAGTATCCAGAGGGAAGCCAGAAGGAGAGGGACGGCCCCGGCTCGGAGGCTGAGATGAGGACCGTTCAGCCATCCTTAAAGGGAAGAGACGGgtacaaccaatcagaggctGAGGATAGTCCAGAGAGGGGGCTGACAGAGAGCAGCGTGGCCCAGAATAGAGCCTCCTCTGGGGGGAACATCAGTCAGGGAGACGAGGGCAAAACCGGGAGACCAACTGATCCTGCTGCTGTAGAGCACACA accgAGCCACAAGGCGGCACTGATGCAACCTCACTGACGCTCTCACTGCTACAGAAACCAACAGCTGTCTCCACCCAACAAGACCATATAAGGACTTCCCTTCCCACCCCTGCCACGCCCCATTGGCCCACCAGCACGCCCATACAGCCAG ACCGACCCCTGGTGGTGTCCCCTGGAAACCCTGTAGAGAGGACGCTGGCCGCAATTAAACTTAATGCTTCAGTTTCCCCTGAACCCACAActg ACATGCTGAAGGTGCTCCTGTCAGCAGCCACAGCcagcaccccccaccccccggaCAGAACCGTGACCTCCGACCACATCATCCCCGCAGCTCCCAGCACCAACCCTCCAACCGTGACCACGCCCTCTGCTACGCCCGCCACAGAGTCTG AATCAGAGGCCAGAGGGTCAAACCGTGGCCCGGTGGCCGTCGTGGGTCCTGACAGGAAGTTGCTTCTCCCGGTGAGCAGCTTGTCACTCGACGGCAGCGGAAGCAGCGACGACCGCGGCATCGCCAGCTACCACTGGGACGCCATCAG CGGCCCACCGGGTTTAAAGCTGGAGGGAGCAGACCAGGCAGTAGCCATGGCGACAGGCCTTCGGGTTGGACGCTACACCTTCAGACTGACTGTCTGTGACTGGCAGGGGGCGACAGACAGCGCGTCACTGACTGTCAGGGTGCAGGAAG CCCTAAGTCTTCCTCCTGTCGCTCACGCCAGCGGCAGCCACACTCTTACTCTGCCCAACAACTCTCTGGTGCTCCGGGGCTCCATAACCAACGGAGACCAGGCCGAGGTGCGCTACCTGTGGGTCCGAGACAGCCAGAGTCCTGCTGCCGGG gacGTGCTGTACGACTCAGATACTCAGGCCTCCCTGTACCTGGCCAACCTGGTGGAAGGCACCTACCTGTTCCAGCTTAGGGTGACCGACGCTCAAGGGCGCTCCAGTTCCGCCACTGGCACCGTGGAGGTCCGGCCAG AGCCAGACGGAGGCGACGCGGTGGAGCTGGAGATGCTGGTGTCGGTGTCCCAGGTCAGCGTGGCTCAGAGGGACACGGTGGTCCGACAGCTCGCCGCGCTGCTGCATGTCCTCGACGGCGACATCCAGGTCCAAGCGCTGCTGGGACACTCGCACCTCAG cacggTGCTGCGGTTCTCGGTGCGGGGCCCCTCTGGGCCGACCCCCGGCTCCAGGCTGGTGGGTGTGCTGAGGAACCAGCTGCTCCGAGAGAAGAGCGACTACCTGCTGTTTAGAGTGCTGAGAGTCGACACCGTCC TGTGTTTGCTTCGCTGTTCGGGCCATGGTCAGTGTGATCCAATCACCAAGGAGTGTGCATGCGACCCCTTCTGGACGGAGAACCTGATTCGTCGTTACCTAGGCGACGGAGAGAGCAACTGTG AGTGGAGGGTGCTGTATGTCATCCTGACCAGCTTCATGCTCGTGGTCTTCATCCTGTCCGTCAGCTGGACCGTCATCTGCTGCTGCAAGAG GAGGAGACAGAACAAAGTGAGGAAGAAAACCAAATACACCATCCTGGACAACATGGACGAACAGGAGCGGGTGGAGCTCAGACCCAAATTCA GTATCAAACACCGCAGCACAGAGCACAACTCCAGCCTGATGATGTCAGAGTCGGAGCTGGACAGCGACCAGGACACCATCTTCAGCCGGGACCGACCCGTCCGCAGCAGGAACCGGACCAGTGGCCAGGCCGCCCGCAACGGCAACGCCTTCGGCTGA
- the kiaa0319 gene encoding dyslexia-associated protein KIAA0319 homolog isoform X2 has product MWEKTFLLLLHSVGAVVASQCWQGATFSEAVVSPAVESSGILRVPGVSSLPQCVEACCDLPGYDLAWLFEGHCYILSCQQRESCQPRERPGADSFLAFLRRASPQTLVLQSLVRGKPYASRWRPLLQPSEAPGDLEVLKDLALFDGPQQDFSDPGMLDVEYPEGSQKERDGPGSEAEMRTVQPSLKGRDGYNQSEAEDSPERGLTESSVAQNRASSGGNISQGDEGKTGRPTDPAAVEHTTEPQGGTDATSLTLSLLQKPTAVSTQQDHIRTSLPTPATPHWPTSTPIQPDRPLVVSPGNPVERTLAAIKLNASVSPEPTTDMLKVLLSAATASTPHPPDRTVTSDHIIPAAPSTNPPTVTTPSATPATESESEARGSNRGPVAVVGPDRKLLLPVSSLSLDGSGSSDDRGIASYHWDAISGPPGLKLEGADQAVAMATGLRVGRYTFRLTVCDWQGATDSASLTVRVQEALSLPPVAHASGSHTLTLPNNSLVLRGSITNGDQAEVRYLWVRDSQSPAAGDVLYDSDTQASLYLANLVEGTYLFQLRVTDAQGRSSSATGTVEVRPEPDGGDAVELEMLVSVSQVSVAQRDTVVRQLAALLHVLDGDIQVQALLGHSHLSTVLRFSVRGPSGPTPGSRLVGVLRNQLLREKSDYLLFRVLRVDTVLCLLRCSGHGQCDPITKECACDPFWTENLIRRYLGDGESNCEWRVLYVILTSFMLVVFILSVSWTVICCCKRRRQNKVRKKTKYTILDNMDEQERVELRPKFSIKHRSTEHNSSLMMSESELDSDQDTIFSRDRPVRSRNRTSGQAARNGNAFG; this is encoded by the exons ATGTGGGAGAAAACgtttctgctgctgcttcacagtgTGGGAG ctgtcGTTGCGTCTCAGTGCTGGCAGGGGGCGACCTTCTCCGAGGCGGTGGTGTCTCCGGCGGTGGAGAGCAGCGGTATCCTGCGGGTCCCAGGCGTGTCGTCTCTGCCGCAGTGCGTGGAGGCGTGCTGCGACCTGCCTGGTTACGACCTGGCCTGGCTGTTCGAGGGCCACTGCTACATCCTGAGCTGCCAGCAGAGGGAGAGCTGCCAGCCCCGAGAGAGACCCGGCGCCGACTCCTTCCTCGCCTTCCTGCGGAGAGCGTCGCCGCAGACGCTGGTGCTGCAGTCTCTGGTGAGAGGAAAGCCGTACGCCAGCCGCTGGAGGCCCCTCTTGCAGCCCTCCGAGGCCCCCGGGGACCTGGAGGTCCTGAAGGACCTTGCCCTGTTCGACGGGCCCCAGCAGGACTTCTCCGACCCCGGCATGCTGGATGTGGAGTATCCAGAGGGAAGCCAGAAGGAGAGGGACGGCCCCGGCTCGGAGGCTGAGATGAGGACCGTTCAGCCATCCTTAAAGGGAAGAGACGGgtacaaccaatcagaggctGAGGATAGTCCAGAGAGGGGGCTGACAGAGAGCAGCGTGGCCCAGAATAGAGCCTCCTCTGGGGGGAACATCAGTCAGGGAGACGAGGGCAAAACCGGGAGACCAACTGATCCTGCTGCTGTAGAGCACACA accgAGCCACAAGGCGGCACTGATGCAACCTCACTGACGCTCTCACTGCTACAGAAACCAACAGCTGTCTCCACCCAACAAGACCATATAAGGACTTCCCTTCCCACCCCTGCCACGCCCCATTGGCCCACCAGCACGCCCATACAGCCAG ACCGACCCCTGGTGGTGTCCCCTGGAAACCCTGTAGAGAGGACGCTGGCCGCAATTAAACTTAATGCTTCAGTTTCCCCTGAACCCACAActg ACATGCTGAAGGTGCTCCTGTCAGCAGCCACAGCcagcaccccccaccccccggaCAGAACCGTGACCTCCGACCACATCATCCCCGCAGCTCCCAGCACCAACCCTCCAACCGTGACCACGCCCTCTGCTACGCCCGCCACAGAGTCTG AATCAGAGGCCAGAGGGTCAAACCGTGGCCCGGTGGCCGTCGTGGGTCCTGACAGGAAGTTGCTTCTCCCGGTGAGCAGCTTGTCACTCGACGGCAGCGGAAGCAGCGACGACCGCGGCATCGCCAGCTACCACTGGGACGCCATCAG CGGCCCACCGGGTTTAAAGCTGGAGGGAGCAGACCAGGCAGTAGCCATGGCGACAGGCCTTCGGGTTGGACGCTACACCTTCAGACTGACTGTCTGTGACTGGCAGGGGGCGACAGACAGCGCGTCACTGACTGTCAGGGTGCAGGAAG CCCTAAGTCTTCCTCCTGTCGCTCACGCCAGCGGCAGCCACACTCTTACTCTGCCCAACAACTCTCTGGTGCTCCGGGGCTCCATAACCAACGGAGACCAGGCCGAGGTGCGCTACCTGTGGGTCCGAGACAGCCAGAGTCCTGCTGCCGGG gacGTGCTGTACGACTCAGATACTCAGGCCTCCCTGTACCTGGCCAACCTGGTGGAAGGCACCTACCTGTTCCAGCTTAGGGTGACCGACGCTCAAGGGCGCTCCAGTTCCGCCACTGGCACCGTGGAGGTCCGGCCAG AGCCAGACGGAGGCGACGCGGTGGAGCTGGAGATGCTGGTGTCGGTGTCCCAGGTCAGCGTGGCTCAGAGGGACACGGTGGTCCGACAGCTCGCCGCGCTGCTGCATGTCCTCGACGGCGACATCCAGGTCCAAGCGCTGCTGGGACACTCGCACCTCAG cacggTGCTGCGGTTCTCGGTGCGGGGCCCCTCTGGGCCGACCCCCGGCTCCAGGCTGGTGGGTGTGCTGAGGAACCAGCTGCTCCGAGAGAAGAGCGACTACCTGCTGTTTAGAGTGCTGAGAGTCGACACCGTCC TGTGTTTGCTTCGCTGTTCGGGCCATGGTCAGTGTGATCCAATCACCAAGGAGTGTGCATGCGACCCCTTCTGGACGGAGAACCTGATTCGTCGTTACCTAGGCGACGGAGAGAGCAACTGTG AGTGGAGGGTGCTGTATGTCATCCTGACCAGCTTCATGCTCGTGGTCTTCATCCTGTCCGTCAGCTGGACCGTCATCTGCTGCTGCAAGAG GAGGAGACAGAACAAAGTGAGGAAGAAAACCAAATACACCATCCTGGACAACATGGACGAACAGGAGCGGGTGGAGCTCAGACCCAAATTCA GTATCAAACACCGCAGCACAGAGCACAACTCCAGCCTGATGATGTCAGAGTCGGAGCTGGACAGCGACCAGGACACCATCTTCAGCCGGGACCGACCCGTCCGCAGCAGGAACCGGACCAGTGGCCAGGCCGCCCGCAACGGCAACGCCTTCGGCTGA